Proteins encoded by one window of Streptomyces sp. NBC_01571:
- a CDS encoding helix-turn-helix domain-containing protein, with amino-acid sequence MGENARVTGDFKAGRTAGGGEYQELVDEISALLDAPATLENRDFELIAFAAYGSDGDDDFDAAALDPVRTRSILTRRSTPAVRAWFEGFGIARATAPVRIPPTPEAGVYRGRVCLPVRHRGVVLGYVWLLDDDPGPAQERLSAAMEVASRIGALLADEAQAGADLTRELRAVLTAERGWQRDMAVAELRTALGPRGEGLHTLVCVAPWPSADPDDAPSARTVPGATALCTVPWSGGSSAAGGEGTEPGWSLALLVRLRSAEVLTPALTAAARFVREAEGERAGGTGAPGARAAAGVAGARVGLAELGAGWREASAAARAVLAEPRLGPVAEWSSIGPYRLLTALPPEAARDPAVHALLSPAHHELARTAEVFLDCAGQAGRTAAELGIHRQTLYYRLSRVEQLTGLDLDDGEDRLLLHMALKAARL; translated from the coding sequence ATGGGGGAGAATGCCCGTGTGACGGGCGATTTCAAGGCGGGCAGAACGGCCGGCGGTGGTGAGTACCAGGAGCTGGTCGACGAGATCTCGGCGCTGCTCGACGCCCCCGCGACCCTGGAGAACCGGGACTTCGAGCTGATCGCCTTCGCCGCGTACGGGAGTGACGGCGACGACGATTTCGACGCGGCAGCCCTCGACCCCGTCCGTACCCGCTCGATCCTCACCCGCCGCTCCACTCCGGCGGTCCGCGCCTGGTTCGAGGGCTTCGGCATCGCACGGGCCACGGCCCCGGTCCGTATTCCGCCGACCCCGGAGGCGGGCGTCTACCGGGGACGCGTCTGTCTCCCCGTACGCCATCGGGGCGTCGTGCTGGGATACGTGTGGCTCCTGGACGACGACCCCGGGCCGGCGCAGGAGCGGCTGTCCGCCGCCATGGAGGTGGCCTCCCGCATCGGGGCGCTGCTCGCGGACGAGGCACAGGCGGGCGCGGACCTGACCCGCGAACTGCGGGCCGTGCTCACCGCCGAACGGGGCTGGCAGCGGGACATGGCCGTGGCCGAACTGCGGACGGCGCTCGGCCCGCGCGGTGAGGGTCTGCACACGCTGGTGTGCGTCGCGCCCTGGCCCTCGGCCGACCCGGACGACGCCCCGTCGGCCCGTACGGTGCCGGGGGCCACCGCCCTGTGCACGGTGCCGTGGAGCGGCGGTTCCTCCGCTGCCGGCGGCGAAGGGACGGAGCCCGGCTGGAGCCTGGCGCTGCTGGTCCGGCTGCGCTCGGCCGAGGTGCTGACGCCGGCGCTGACGGCGGCGGCCCGGTTCGTACGGGAGGCGGAGGGGGAACGCGCGGGAGGCACCGGAGCCCCGGGAGCACGGGCGGCGGCCGGGGTCGCCGGGGCACGGGTGGGGCTCGCGGAGCTGGGGGCCGGCTGGCGGGAGGCGTCCGCCGCCGCCCGCGCGGTCCTCGCCGAGCCCCGCCTCGGCCCGGTCGCCGAGTGGTCGTCGATCGGCCCGTACCGCCTCCTCACCGCTCTTCCTCCGGAGGCCGCCCGGGACCCCGCCGTCCACGCCCTCCTCTCCCCCGCCCACCACGAACTCGCGCGCACCGCCGAGGTGTTCCTCGACTGCGCGGGCCAGGCGGGGCGCACCGCGGCCGAACTGGGCATCCACCGGCAGACGCTCTACTACCGCCTCTCCCGCGTCGAGCAGCTGACGGGCCTCGACCTGGACGACGGCGAGGACCGCCTGCTGCTGCACATGGCGCTCAAGGCGGCACGGCTGTGA
- a CDS encoding TetR/AcrR family transcriptional regulator → MGHREDLLEGAKRCLLEKGFVRTTARDIVKESGTNLASIGYHYGSKDALLTQAFVELVQEWGEKSGHHPEREDTAGGSVERFHSVWARMLDSFEEYRPVWAASMEVVTQGERVPQLRDLLAQTQTQGRAGLAAMLLGLDEETLDERTVKSVGGFYQALLNGLMVQWLFDPASASTADDLTDGLRRVIEAAEAARRDGTVSP, encoded by the coding sequence ATGGGACACCGTGAGGATCTGCTCGAAGGCGCCAAGCGCTGCCTGCTGGAGAAGGGGTTCGTGCGCACGACCGCGCGCGACATCGTGAAGGAGTCGGGGACGAACCTGGCGTCCATCGGCTACCACTACGGGTCGAAGGACGCCTTGCTCACCCAGGCCTTCGTGGAACTCGTGCAGGAGTGGGGCGAGAAGTCGGGCCATCATCCGGAGCGGGAGGACACCGCCGGGGGTTCCGTGGAGCGCTTCCACAGCGTGTGGGCGCGGATGCTGGATTCCTTCGAGGAGTACCGGCCCGTGTGGGCGGCCAGCATGGAGGTCGTGACGCAGGGGGAGCGGGTGCCGCAGCTGCGCGACCTGCTGGCGCAGACGCAGACCCAGGGGCGGGCCGGGCTGGCCGCGATGCTGCTGGGCCTGGACGAGGAGACCCTCGACGAGCGGACCGTGAAGTCCGTCGGCGGCTTCTACCAGGCGCTCCTCAACGGGCTGATGGTGCAGTGGCTCTTCGACCCGGCGAGCGCGTCGACCGCGGACGACCTCACGGACGGGCTGCGCCGCGTGATCGAGGCGGCGGAGGCGGCGCGACGGGACGGGACAGTGTCCCCGTGA
- a CDS encoding MFS transporter gives MTNQTRTTPAPGARAGRREWTALGVLMLPLLLVSMDVSVLYFAIPAISADLEPSGTQQLWIFDIYAFVLAGLLMTMGSLGDRIGRRRLLLFGAAAFGGASALAAYADSAGTLIAARALLGVGGATLMPSTMAIIRTMFTDPGQRAKAIGLWSGVMTGGVALGSVMSGILVQYFWWGSVFLVNLPAMALLLVLGPVLLTESRNPRPGRFDLPSVPLSMAAVLPVIYGIKEIPSEGWKFGYVLSIAVGLLFTALFVRRQRTAGSPLISPELFRGRGFAPAVALNLVSSFGMMGSAYFTTQYLQSVLGKSSMEAALWALLPTVLVGVAAPVAAQLVQKGVHRAHVVSGGFVLGACGYGLLALTGTDSLWWALAGAGVLAAGIVVVMSQMMDLALSTVPAANAGVASSLLETGAEFGGALGMAVLGSIGTAVYRHGIPSDAPDAARETLGGALAVAHRLPGDTGGALVRAAREAFTDGMHAAAITGAVLLLGAAVLASATLRRVRVREDAVGAPQREQASV, from the coding sequence ATGACGAACCAGACGCGCACGACTCCCGCACCCGGCGCACGCGCCGGCCGCCGCGAATGGACCGCCCTCGGTGTCCTGATGCTTCCGCTGCTCCTCGTCTCCATGGACGTGTCGGTCCTCTACTTCGCGATCCCCGCGATCAGTGCGGACCTGGAACCGAGCGGCACCCAGCAGCTGTGGATCTTCGACATCTACGCGTTCGTGCTCGCCGGCCTGCTGATGACGATGGGATCGCTCGGCGACCGCATCGGCCGCCGCAGGCTCCTCCTGTTCGGCGCCGCCGCGTTCGGTGGGGCGTCGGCCCTCGCCGCCTACGCCGACAGCGCGGGAACACTGATCGCGGCCCGCGCTCTCCTCGGCGTCGGCGGCGCCACCCTGATGCCGTCGACGATGGCGATCATCCGCACGATGTTCACGGACCCCGGTCAGCGTGCCAAGGCCATCGGCCTGTGGTCCGGCGTCATGACCGGTGGCGTCGCGCTCGGCTCGGTGATGAGCGGAATCCTGGTGCAGTACTTCTGGTGGGGCTCCGTCTTCCTGGTCAACCTGCCCGCGATGGCCCTGCTGCTGGTCCTCGGCCCGGTCCTGCTCACCGAGTCCAGGAACCCGCGGCCCGGCCGCTTCGACCTGCCGAGCGTCCCGCTGTCGATGGCGGCCGTGCTGCCCGTCATCTACGGCATCAAGGAAATCCCCTCCGAGGGCTGGAAGTTCGGGTACGTCCTCTCCATCGCCGTCGGCCTCCTCTTCACCGCCCTCTTCGTCCGGCGCCAGCGCACCGCCGGATCCCCGCTGATCTCCCCCGAGTTGTTCCGCGGCCGCGGCTTCGCGCCCGCCGTCGCCCTCAACCTCGTCTCCTCGTTCGGGATGATGGGTTCGGCGTACTTCACCACCCAGTACCTGCAGTCGGTGCTCGGCAAGAGCTCCATGGAGGCCGCCTTGTGGGCGCTGCTCCCGACGGTCCTGGTCGGCGTCGCCGCGCCGGTGGCCGCGCAGTTGGTGCAGAAGGGCGTGCACCGCGCCCATGTCGTCTCCGGCGGGTTCGTCCTCGGCGCCTGCGGCTACGGGCTGCTGGCGCTCACCGGCACGGACTCGCTGTGGTGGGCACTCGCCGGAGCCGGTGTCCTCGCCGCCGGCATCGTCGTCGTCATGTCCCAGATGATGGACCTCGCGCTGAGCACGGTCCCCGCCGCCAACGCGGGCGTCGCCTCCTCCCTGCTGGAGACCGGCGCGGAGTTCGGGGGTGCGCTGGGCATGGCCGTCCTGGGCTCGATCGGCACGGCGGTCTATCGGCACGGGATTCCGTCCGACGCCCCGGACGCGGCCCGCGAGACCCTGGGCGGCGCCCTCGCGGTGGCCCACCGACTGCCCGGCGACACGGGCGGGGCGCTGGTCCGGGCGGCCCGCGAGGCCTTCACCGACGGGATGCACGCGGCGGCGATCACGGGTGCGGTGCTGTTGCTGGGGGCGGCGGTGCTCGCCTCGGCGACGCTTCGGCGGGTGCGGGTGCGGGAGGACGCGGTCGGGGCGCCGCAGCGGGAGCAGGCTTCCGTCTGA
- a CDS encoding helix-turn-helix transcriptional regulator, with product MAQTFGTPLIGRGSELARLTDVLDRARNGTPRAVLVSGDAGVGKTRVLTEAAAHATRTDMTVLTGHCVDLGDVGLPYLPFTEILGVLAADERFAAAFAAHPAVDRLLGTGTGGGTGPGTPDGTADAGSRLRLFEGVAALLAAVADITPLLLVLEDLHWADQSSRDLLRFLLSRGLLQNAAPGAPAHRLAVFASYRADDLHRRHPLRPLLAELVRLPSVDRLELRPMADAEVARLVRALRAEVLSDTTVRRIVERAEGNAFYAEELLAALPGDVDPAAPAMPSGLADVLLIRIEQLSDTAQQVLRTAAVAGRRVEHDLLHDALQLPQDVLESALREAVGRQLLVPGEDGTYSFRHALTREAVYADLLPGERVRLHGTFAGLLGGQARSAERAHHSRESHDLAEALTASLEAADHAQVLGAPAEELRHLETVLELWSAVDPAARPRTSGPVTLTLRASAAAAHAGDAHRAVSLTRAALARAGSDADSELAARVRYTLAGNLMRVDSTKAAYTYSSEALAMIPAEPPSHTWVWAAATHVMAARYMGHDEDAQRVARQALRTAEELRLPDAQADLIISLVGLDGGNRRTPRGRERLRRARDLARQAGNVSVEMRALFNLAIGCYESGALDECLTWLSEGLERAGRSGLLSSPYALELRYLQSLILYTLGRWDECARAAAADTERLPPAGGFATGPALYVALARGEQGAVERARALLDGPFDWMASLVAGIVLTDAAALRGDAEGAVAATRESLAALSDGAGSERPDVGVRLAALALSAVADAAVRLRLTGDEAGALRWAATASELVEVARSTAAKGEDGTRQGPEGLAWLARAEAEWLRAHPQTDAAARERAVTAWESAVSAFGYGDPYELARSRRRFAEALVAADRREEAAAQARAARDTADRLGAVPLREEVDALIRRGRLAGSPSAADRIAALTARESDVLRLLARGRTNRQIGEELFISGKTASVHVSNILGKLGAAGRTEAVAIAYREGLIEPEPTASA from the coding sequence GTGGCACAGACATTCGGTACGCCGCTCATAGGCCGCGGCAGCGAACTCGCCCGGCTCACCGACGTGCTGGACCGAGCCAGGAACGGCACCCCCCGTGCGGTGCTCGTCTCCGGAGACGCCGGCGTCGGCAAGACCCGCGTCCTCACGGAGGCCGCCGCCCACGCCACCCGCACGGACATGACGGTGCTGACCGGCCACTGCGTGGACCTCGGCGACGTGGGCCTGCCCTACCTCCCGTTCACGGAGATCCTCGGCGTACTCGCCGCGGACGAGCGGTTCGCGGCCGCGTTCGCCGCCCACCCGGCGGTCGACCGACTGCTCGGCACCGGAACCGGCGGCGGAACCGGACCCGGCACCCCCGACGGCACCGCGGACGCGGGCAGCCGCCTGCGGCTCTTCGAGGGGGTGGCCGCCCTGCTGGCCGCCGTCGCCGACATCACCCCCCTCCTCCTGGTCCTCGAAGACCTCCACTGGGCCGACCAGTCATCCCGCGACCTCCTCCGCTTCCTCCTCAGCCGCGGGCTCCTGCAGAACGCGGCGCCCGGCGCCCCGGCCCACCGCCTGGCCGTCTTCGCCTCCTACCGCGCGGACGACCTGCACCGCCGCCACCCCCTGCGCCCCCTGCTCGCCGAGCTGGTCCGGCTGCCCTCCGTGGACCGTCTCGAACTGCGCCCGATGGCCGACGCCGAGGTGGCCCGCCTGGTGCGCGCCCTGCGGGCGGAGGTCCTCTCCGACACCACCGTCCGCCGTATCGTCGAACGCGCCGAGGGCAACGCCTTCTACGCGGAGGAACTGCTCGCCGCGCTGCCCGGCGACGTCGATCCGGCCGCCCCCGCCATGCCGAGCGGCCTCGCCGACGTACTCCTCATCCGCATCGAGCAACTGTCCGACACCGCCCAGCAGGTGCTGCGCACGGCCGCGGTCGCCGGACGGCGCGTCGAGCACGACCTGCTGCACGACGCCCTCCAACTGCCGCAGGACGTCCTGGAGTCGGCGCTGCGCGAGGCCGTCGGACGACAGCTGCTGGTCCCCGGCGAGGACGGCACGTACTCCTTCCGGCACGCCCTGACCCGAGAGGCCGTCTACGCCGATCTCCTGCCGGGCGAACGAGTCCGGCTGCACGGTACGTTCGCCGGACTCCTTGGCGGGCAGGCCCGTTCGGCCGAGCGCGCCCACCACTCGCGCGAGAGCCACGACCTGGCGGAGGCGCTCACCGCCTCCCTGGAAGCCGCCGACCACGCCCAGGTCCTCGGCGCGCCCGCCGAGGAGCTGCGTCACCTGGAGACCGTGCTCGAACTGTGGTCCGCGGTCGACCCCGCCGCCCGCCCACGGACCTCCGGCCCCGTGACGCTCACGCTGCGCGCCTCCGCGGCCGCCGCGCACGCCGGCGACGCCCACCGGGCGGTCTCCCTCACCCGCGCCGCACTCGCCCGGGCGGGCTCGGACGCCGACTCGGAGCTCGCCGCCCGCGTCCGCTACACCCTCGCGGGCAATCTGATGCGCGTCGACAGCACCAAGGCCGCCTACACGTACAGCAGTGAGGCGCTGGCCATGATCCCGGCCGAGCCCCCTTCGCACACCTGGGTGTGGGCCGCGGCCACCCATGTCATGGCCGCGCGGTACATGGGCCACGACGAGGACGCCCAGCGTGTCGCCCGGCAGGCCCTGCGCACCGCCGAGGAACTCCGGCTGCCCGACGCCCAGGCCGACCTGATCATCTCCCTCGTCGGTCTGGACGGCGGCAACCGGCGGACCCCGCGGGGCCGGGAGCGGCTGCGGCGGGCCCGTGACCTGGCCCGGCAGGCGGGCAACGTCTCCGTCGAGATGCGCGCGCTCTTCAACCTGGCGATCGGGTGCTACGAGTCCGGAGCTCTGGACGAGTGCCTGACCTGGCTCTCCGAGGGGCTGGAGCGTGCGGGCCGCTCGGGACTCCTGTCCTCGCCGTACGCGCTGGAGCTGCGCTACCTCCAGTCCCTGATCCTCTACACCCTGGGCCGCTGGGACGAGTGCGCCCGGGCGGCCGCCGCCGACACCGAACGGCTGCCGCCGGCAGGCGGGTTCGCCACCGGTCCCGCGCTGTACGTCGCGCTGGCTCGTGGCGAGCAGGGGGCCGTCGAACGGGCCCGCGCCCTGCTCGACGGACCGTTCGACTGGATGGCCTCACTCGTCGCGGGCATCGTGCTGACCGACGCCGCGGCGCTGCGCGGGGACGCGGAGGGTGCCGTCGCGGCAACACGGGAGAGCCTCGCGGCACTCAGCGACGGTGCCGGAAGCGAGCGGCCCGACGTCGGGGTGCGGCTCGCCGCGCTCGCGCTCTCCGCGGTCGCCGACGCGGCCGTACGGCTGCGTCTGACCGGCGACGAGGCCGGAGCCCTGCGCTGGGCGGCCACCGCGTCCGAACTGGTGGAGGTCGCCCGGAGCACCGCCGCCAAGGGCGAGGACGGGACGCGGCAGGGCCCGGAAGGGCTCGCCTGGCTGGCCCGCGCCGAGGCGGAGTGGCTGCGCGCGCACCCGCAGACGGACGCCGCCGCGCGGGAACGGGCCGTCACCGCGTGGGAATCGGCCGTCAGCGCGTTCGGCTACGGCGATCCGTACGAACTGGCCCGCTCCAGACGGCGGTTCGCCGAGGCGTTGGTCGCCGCGGACCGGCGCGAGGAGGCCGCCGCGCAGGCCCGCGCCGCCCGTGACACCGCCGACCGGCTCGGTGCCGTACCGCTGCGCGAGGAGGTGGACGCCCTGATCCGGCGCGGCCGTCTCGCCGGCTCACCGTCCGCCGCGGACCGCATCGCCGCCCTGACCGCCCGCGAGAGCGACGTCCTGCGGCTGCTCGCGCGTGGCCGCACCAACCGCCAGATCGGCGAGGAGCTGTTCATCAGCGGCAAGACGGCGAGCGTCCATGTCTCCAACATCCTCGGCAAGTTGGGCGCCGCCGGCCGCACGGAGGCGGTGGCCATCGCCTACCGCGAGGGCCTGATCGAACCGGAGCCCACCGCGTCCGCCTGA
- the serA gene encoding phosphoglycerate dehydrogenase translates to MSSKPVVLIAEELSPATVDALGPDFEIRHCNGADRAELLPAIADVDAILIRSATKVDAEAVAAAKKLKVVARAGVGLDNVDVSAATKAGVMVVNAPTSNIVTAAELACGLLLATARHIPQANSALKNGEWKRSKYTGVELAEKTLGVVGLGRIGALVAQRMSAFGMKVVAYDPYVQPARAAQMGVKVLSLDELLEVADFITVHLPKTPETVGLIGDEALHKVKPSVRIVNAARGGIVDEEALYSALKEGRVAGAGLDVYAKEPCTDSPLFELDEVVCTPHLGASTDEAQEKAGVSVARSVRLALAGELVPDAVNVQGGVIAEDVKPGLPLAEKLGRIFTALAGEVAVRLDVEVYGEITQHDVKVLELSALKGVFEDVVAETVSYVNAPLFAQERGVEVRLTTSSESPDHRNVVTVRGTLGDGQEVAVSGTLAGPKHLQKIVAVGEYDVDLALADHMVVLRYEDRPGVVGTVGRVFGEAGINIAGMQVSRAAAGGEALAVLTVDDTVPQGVLNEVAEEIGATSARSVNLV, encoded by the coding sequence GTGAGCTCGAAACCTGTCGTACTCATCGCTGAAGAGCTGTCGCCCGCGACTGTTGACGCCCTTGGCCCGGACTTCGAGATCCGGCACTGCAACGGCGCGGACCGTGCCGAGCTGCTGCCCGCGATCGCCGACGTCGACGCGATCCTGATCCGTTCGGCCACCAAGGTCGACGCCGAGGCGGTCGCCGCCGCGAAGAAGCTGAAGGTCGTCGCACGAGCCGGCGTCGGCCTGGACAACGTCGACGTCTCCGCCGCCACCAAGGCCGGCGTGATGGTCGTCAACGCCCCCACCTCCAACATCGTGACCGCCGCCGAGCTGGCCTGCGGTCTGCTGCTGGCCACCGCGCGGCACATTCCGCAGGCCAACTCGGCGCTGAAGAACGGCGAGTGGAAGCGCTCGAAGTACACCGGCGTCGAGCTGGCCGAGAAGACCCTCGGCGTCGTCGGCCTCGGCCGCATCGGCGCGCTGGTCGCCCAGCGCATGTCGGCGTTCGGCATGAAGGTCGTCGCCTACGACCCCTACGTCCAGCCTGCCCGGGCCGCGCAGATGGGCGTCAAGGTCCTGTCGCTGGACGAGCTGCTCGAGGTCGCGGACTTCATCACCGTGCACCTGCCCAAGACCCCCGAGACGGTCGGTCTCATCGGCGACGAGGCGCTGCACAAGGTCAAGCCGTCGGTGCGGATCGTCAACGCCGCGCGCGGCGGCATCGTCGACGAGGAGGCGCTGTACTCGGCGCTCAAGGAGGGCCGCGTCGCGGGCGCGGGCCTGGACGTGTACGCGAAGGAGCCCTGCACGGACTCCCCCCTCTTCGAGCTCGACGAGGTCGTCTGCACCCCGCACCTCGGCGCCTCCACGGACGAGGCGCAGGAGAAGGCCGGTGTCTCCGTCGCACGTTCGGTGCGTCTGGCGCTCGCCGGTGAGCTGGTCCCGGACGCGGTGAACGTGCAGGGCGGTGTCATCGCCGAGGACGTCAAGCCGGGTCTGCCGCTCGCCGAGAAGCTCGGCCGCATCTTCACCGCGCTGGCGGGCGAGGTCGCGGTCCGCCTCGACGTCGAGGTGTACGGCGAGATCACCCAGCACGATGTGAAGGTGCTCGAACTCTCCGCGCTCAAGGGTGTGTTCGAGGACGTCGTCGCGGAGACGGTGTCGTACGTCAACGCCCCGCTCTTCGCTCAGGAGCGCGGTGTCGAGGTGCGCCTGACGACCAGCTCGGAGTCCCCGGACCACCGCAACGTCGTCACCGTGCGCGGCACGCTCGGCGACGGCCAGGAGGTCGCGGTCTCCGGCACGCTGGCCGGCCCGAAGCACCTGCAGAAGATCGTCGCCGTCGGTGAGTACGACGTGGACCTCGCCCTCGCCGACCACATGGTCGTGCTGCGCTACGAGGACCGTCCCGGTGTCGTCGGCACCGTCGGCCGCGTCTTCGGCGAGGCGGGCATCAACATCGCGGGCATGCAGGTGTCCCGCGCGGCCGCGGGCGGCGAGGCCCTCGCGGTCCTCACCGTCGACGACACGGTCCCGCAGGGTGTCCTCAACGAGGTGGCCGAGGAGATCGGCGCCACGTCGGCCCGGTCGGTGAACCTCGTCTGA